Proteins encoded by one window of Sulfurospirillum barnesii SES-3:
- a CDS encoding threonine/serine ThrE exporter family protein, whose protein sequence is MRVAAMLLEYGAESRLIEQLSSRLGIALGCTSIEISLIPSAIVLTTLIGDSSVTTTRRAHDQPINMSIVHQIVSLCILAEQNPRNVMLIERQIGNIHANPYPKWLLIPAIGLSCAAFSHLHGADWVGFWITFLASAVGMAVRMELSSRKYSMLIVFAFTAFVCTLIASLSLYHELSTTASIVFSSSVLLLVPGFPYINAMLDAFKGYISMGWGRWTQATLLTLMTSLGIMLAIGLLGVKGW, encoded by the coding sequence ATTCGTGTAGCAGCGATGCTTTTAGAATACGGTGCAGAGAGTCGCTTAATTGAACAACTCTCTTCACGTTTAGGCATTGCCCTTGGGTGTACATCCATTGAAATATCGCTTATTCCCTCAGCCATTGTTCTCACAACCCTCATCGGAGACTCTTCTGTGACCACAACAAGACGTGCGCATGACCAACCGATTAATATGTCTATTGTGCATCAAATTGTCTCACTGTGCATTTTGGCTGAGCAAAACCCTCGAAATGTCATGCTCATAGAGAGACAAATTGGAAACATCCACGCCAATCCTTATCCAAAATGGTTACTCATTCCTGCCATTGGCCTTTCATGTGCGGCTTTTAGCCATTTACACGGGGCAGATTGGGTGGGTTTTTGGATCACTTTTTTAGCCTCGGCTGTGGGTATGGCAGTACGCATGGAACTCTCCTCACGCAAATACTCTATGCTTATCGTCTTTGCCTTTACCGCTTTTGTTTGCACCCTGATTGCCAGTCTTTCTTTGTATCATGAATTAAGCACCACTGCAAGTATTGTTTTTTCTTCAAGTGTGTTGCTACTTGTTCCTGGATTTCCCTACATCAACGCAATGCTTGATGCTTTTAAAGGGTATATTAGTATGGGGTGGGGGCGTTGGACACAAGCAACACTGCTCACCCTTATGACCTCACTTGGCATTATGCTTGCCATTGGTCTTTTAGGAGTGAAGGGATGGTAA